The following proteins are encoded in a genomic region of Gadus macrocephalus chromosome 19, ASM3116895v1:
- the LOC132448042 gene encoding LOW QUALITY PROTEIN: leiomodin-2-like (The sequence of the model RefSeq protein was modified relative to this genomic sequence to represent the inferred CDS: inserted 2 bases in 2 codons), translating into MSCFGYRRELSKYEXVDEDELLASLSXEELAELEKELTDIDPDANVPTGLRQRDQTDKTPTGTFSRDALMKYWECETQKLMEDEISGGSPKMDGEQETECVTENSSEAEDEKDDVTEKVIKKSMNEREEDEEEDENKDEEDKESEEEEELETEEEEEEEEEEEAETEEDEEEEEEETKTKPEQPKCSGVGSSFSVERADSALTTQEDTPKLLKPQRVEPIRVTPPPPAADCNATGNPTIVDDVLERILSDDPELTEVNLNNIDDISKENLIRFAEALRSNGHVQTFSLANTRADDAVALAIAKMLAENSSIVSLNVESNYVSGKGVMALVQALPRNHTLTQLRFHNQRHMCGGQVGGGTEGGCGKEKC; encoded by the exons ATGAGCTGCTTCGGCTACCGGCGGGAGCTCAGCAAGTACG ACGTGGACGAGGACGAGCTCCTGGCCTCCCTCA CGGAGGAGCTGGccgagctggagaaggagctgaCGGACATCGACCCGGACGCCAACGTACCCACCGGGCTGAGACAGAGGGACCAGACGGACAAGACCCCCACGGGGACCTTCAGCAGGGACGCCCTCATGAAGTACTGGGAGTGCGAGACGCAGAAACTGATGGAGGATGAGATCAGCGGGGGCAGTCCTAAAATG gATGGGGAACAGGAAACGGAATGCGTGACGGAAAACAGCAGCGAGGCAGAGGACGAAAAAGACGACGTCACAGAGAAAGTAATAAAGAAATCGATGAATGAaagggaggaagacgaggaagaagatgaaaacaaggatgaagaggataaagagagtgaggaggaagaggagttggagacagaagaagaggaggaggaggaagaagaagaggaggctgagacagaggaggacgaagaggaggaggaggaagagactaAAACAAAACCAGAACAGCCAAAGTGTTCTGGGGTCGGCTCCAGTTTCTCTGTGGAAAGAGCTGACTCAGCTCTTACCACACAGGAAGACACTCCTAAGCTCTTAAAACCTCAGAGGGTGGAGCCTATTCGtgtgactccgccccctccagcAGCGGACTGCAACGCCACTGGGAACCCCACCATCGTCGACGATGTTCTGGAACGTATCCTAAGCGACGACCCGGAACTAACAGAGGTCAACCTCAACAACATCGATGACATCTCCAAG GAGAACCTGATCCGCTTCGCCGAGGCCCTGCGGTCCAACGGCCACGTGCAGACCTTCAGCCTGGCCAACACGCGGGCGGACGACGCCGTGGCCCTGGCCATCGCCAAGATGCTGGCCGAGAACTCGTCCATCGTCAGCCTCAACGTCGAGTCCAACTACGTCAGCGGCAAGGGGGTGATGGCGCTGGTCCAAGCCCTCCCGCGCAACCACACCCTGACCCAGCTGCGCTTCCACAACCAGAGGCACATGTGTGGAGGACAGGTGGGTGGTGGGACAGAGGGGGGAT GTGGGAAGGAGAAGTGTTGA